A window of Microbispora hainanensis genomic DNA:
CGGCGCCGAGCCCGGAGAGCCGGTCGTCGAACCACGGCGGATTGACGATCGCCACCTTGCGGGCGCCGAGTGCGGCGAAGCCGGTCACGGCCGCAGCGGTGGTGCCGGTCAGCGGGATGCCGCGGGTGTGGCGCCCCAGCCGGTCGAACAGCTCTTTCTCACCGCTCGCTCCGAGGACGTAGGCGGAGCTGGTGAAGCCCAGCGCGATCACGTCGAGCGGGGAGGCGGCCAGCAACTCCACCGCGTGGTCGATGTGCGGCGGCTCGACGAAGGCCCGCACCGGGTCGTGCGGAATCTTCGGGTCCATCTCGCCGCCGGCTCGCATGGCGCCGAAGTGGACGCGCGAGCCGTGCAGGAACACGTCCTCGGGCGCGATCACCTGAAACTCCGACTCCGGGCCCACGTCCGCGTGCGGTACGACCAGGCCGATGCGCGCCCGGGCCTCCCAGCCGTCCTTCTGTGCTCGGATAGTGTTCATCTCGGCGTCTCCTCGTCGTCGGGCCGGGTCAGGCGGGCGCCTCGGCGGCCAGCGAGCCGCCACGGACCGTGCCGGTGCCGGCGGCGCTCAGGAAGTTGGGGTGCTTGCGGCGCATGTTCTCCATCACGAACTCGTAGGGAACGTCGTCGAAGCCGCCGTGGTCGGCCAGGAACTCCATGCTCTGGCGGCCTTGGTCGTCGAAGGGGTGGTACAGGCTGTCGGCGGTGCCGTCGAACTCCAGCGGCTTCATCCCGTACAGGCGGCACAGGATCTTGTTGAAGACCGGGGTGGCCTTGACCCATCTGCCGTCCACGTAGACGGAGTTGAGAGCGTGGAAGAAGACATCCCCGCCGACGTGGGCGCGCAGCCGGTCGGAGGCGAGATGGTTGCGCACATCGCCGTAGTGGACCCGGGCGGGAATGCCCACGGCCCGGCAGGCCGCCGCGTACAGCGTCGACTTGTGCAGGCAGAAGCCCTCGCGGACGGACGCGGTGTGGCTGGCCCGCAGTCCCTGCGGGGACAGATCGGCCCCGTACACCTCGTAGAGGACGTCGTCTCGGACGGCGTAGTAGAGCTCGACGGCCAGCCGGCGCTTGTCCGCGCCGCGGTCGCTGACCGCCTCGTCGATGAACGACTGGACTGAGTCGCTCTCGTAGTCGAGGAAGCCGGTGGGCGCGGTGAGCCGTCGGAGGTCGCCCGAAGTCGCTGCGTTCATGGTCACCCTTTCGTCGGCTTTCGGCTCACAGACCGAGGAGGGAGGCAATGCGGTTGCGCTGGATCTCGCTGGTGCCGGAGTAGATGGTCCCGCCGATCGCGTTGCGGACGTCCCGCTCGATGCCGGTGGCGGTGAGATAGCCCTGGCCGCCGAAGATCTGGACGGCGTCGAGCGCCGTGCGCTTGTTGGCCTCGCTGACCACGATCTTGGTCGCGGCGATGTCGAGCGTGGCGTCCTGGCCGGCTTCCACCTTGGCGCCGGTGTCGGTGAGCCACTTGCGGGCGGTCTCCACCGCGATCTTCATGTCCGCGATCTTGTGAGCGACACCTTGGAAGGCACCGATCGGTGCGCCGAACTGGCGGCGGGACCTGGCGTACCCGAGCACCCGCTCCAGACGGTGTTCCATCTCGCCGAGCGTGAGGGAAAAGGAGAAGAGGATCTCCCGCTTCATCACATAGTCGAGGATCAGGAAGCCGGCGCCCTCCTGGCCGATGCGCCGTGCGGCGGGCACACGCATCCCCTCGAACGTCACCTCGCTCAGCGGGGAGGTGCGCAGCCCCATCTTGTCGAGCGGCTCGCCTACCCGGAGACCGGGGGTGTCTCGCTCGACCAGGAAGACACTCAGGCCGAACGGGCCGGGCTCGGCGGTCCGTACGTACAGCAGGAAGAGATCGGCTATCGGGGCATTGGTGATGAACATCTTGCCGCCGTCGATGACGTAGTCGTCGCCGTCGCGGGTCGCCGTGGTGGAGATGTTCAGGGCGTCCGAGCCGTTGCCCGGCTCGGTGATGGCGTGCGCGGTGACCAGATCGCCCGTGACGATCCCGGGCAGGAAACGGGACTTGAGCTCCTCGGCGCCGAACGCCTGCAGCGGGACGCCGACGCTGACG
This region includes:
- a CDS encoding maleate cis-trans isomerase; amino-acid sequence: MNTIRAQKDGWEARARIGLVVPHADVGPESEFQVIAPEDVFLHGSRVHFGAMRAGGEMDPKIPHDPVRAFVEPPHIDHAVELLAASPLDVIALGFTSSAYVLGASGEKELFDRLGRHTRGIPLTGTTAAAVTGFAALGARKVAIVNPPWFDDRLSGLGAGYFTEQGFTVVHHGPCGLPSNQKLITPHALADWIRTTVAGHRPDAVLVAGNGIRAVGVIDALEQELDFAVLTANQVLFWHALHLAGAGEIARGITGYGRLFETAPGSGAS
- a CDS encoding transglutaminase-like domain-containing protein, with amino-acid sequence MNAATSGDLRRLTAPTGFLDYESDSVQSFIDEAVSDRGADKRRLAVELYYAVRDDVLYEVYGADLSPQGLRASHTASVREGFCLHKSTLYAAACRAVGIPARVHYGDVRNHLASDRLRAHVGGDVFFHALNSVYVDGRWVKATPVFNKILCRLYGMKPLEFDGTADSLYHPFDDQGRQSMEFLADHGGFDDVPYEFVMENMRRKHPNFLSAAGTGTVRGGSLAAEAPA
- a CDS encoding acyl-CoA dehydrogenase family protein — protein: MTSAPSAPRTAGIEWDPYTLTAPWADELNQDVEEWDARAEFPWEKWKIIQRSGLLAVPFATQYGGRGGTLTDTMRALEGLGRTCRDIGLGFSASTQIVSVGVPLQAFGAEELKSRFLPGIVTGDLVTAHAITEPGNGSDALNISTTATRDGDDYVIDGGKMFITNAPIADLFLLYVRTAEPGPFGLSVFLVERDTPGLRVGEPLDKMGLRTSPLSEVTFEGMRVPAARRIGQEGAGFLILDYVMKREILFSFSLTLGEMEHRLERVLGYARSRRQFGAPIGAFQGVAHKIADMKIAVETARKWLTDTGAKVEAGQDATLDIAATKIVVSEANKRTALDAVQIFGGQGYLTATGIERDVRNAIGGTIYSGTSEIQRNRIASLLGL